A genomic stretch from uncultured Cohaesibacter sp. includes:
- a CDS encoding ABC transporter ATP-binding protein translates to MIDVKNAGFSYNPSEGWTFKGCSFHLGKGDVLAILGPNGQGKTTLLKTILGVLPLQEGKIETNGTIGYVPQNTSPAFPYSVLDMVVMGRARQIGLFRSPGQPDFAKAHEALAQLGLGRFAKRPFSALSGGQRQLVLIARALAAECDILILDEPASALDFKNQQVILQTIEHLSYQKQLTVIFTSHYPQHALNSATKALLMQGASDFQFGPVEATMTDANLSQLYGMDVRNLAFDHDDQRVRTVVPVFPSSEQSAIFHNY, encoded by the coding sequence ATGATTGACGTCAAGAACGCAGGTTTTTCCTATAATCCGTCAGAGGGGTGGACATTCAAAGGTTGTTCCTTCCATTTGGGGAAAGGGGATGTTTTGGCTATTCTGGGCCCCAACGGTCAGGGCAAGACAACATTGCTCAAGACCATCCTTGGCGTCCTGCCTCTTCAGGAAGGGAAAATAGAGACAAACGGAACCATCGGTTACGTGCCGCAGAATACAAGCCCGGCCTTTCCCTATTCAGTGCTCGATATGGTGGTGATGGGCCGTGCGCGCCAGATCGGCCTGTTCCGCTCCCCCGGCCAGCCGGATTTTGCAAAAGCACATGAGGCCCTGGCTCAACTGGGGCTCGGAAGATTTGCAAAGCGGCCCTTTTCCGCTTTGAGCGGTGGCCAACGCCAGCTTGTTCTCATCGCGCGGGCGTTGGCGGCCGAATGCGACATTCTCATTCTCGATGAGCCTGCTTCAGCGCTTGATTTTAAGAACCAGCAAGTGATTTTGCAAACCATTGAGCACTTGTCCTACCAAAAGCAGCTAACCGTTATTTTCACTTCGCACTATCCGCAACATGCCCTGAACAGCGCAACCAAGGCCCTTCTTATGCAGGGAGCCTCGGACTTCCAGTTTGGCCCGGTGGAAGCCACCATGACCGATGCCAATCTGAGCCAGCTCTATGGCATGGATGTGAGAAACCTTGCTTTTGATCATGATGACCAACGCGTTCGAACCGTGGTGCCGGTTTTCCCTTCATCTGAGCAATCCGCCATATTTCACAATTACTAA
- a CDS encoding iron ABC transporter permease translates to MTFLSAMVGQRGKGLSIREGVAFWLCLVGLLLLTLAFSLGVGRFFVPLETVLRILVSHIWPLDQSWGDVDYRVVKLIRMPRVFTAAIVGAGLALAGAALQGTFRNPLVEPQNIGVSSGAAFGGVLAILLSDSNQLLVASAFLFGLLAMVIVYLISRVNGRTPILMLILSGVVTSAFFLALVSLIKYVADPDDKLPAIVYWLMGSFARAGYDDMWLLLGVVGFSALVIYLLRFRINLLSLGDEEAQALGVRVELTRWLILVCVTLITATSVAVAGVVGWVGLVVPHIARMIVGPDNRILLPASALIGAVYLVVIDDVARAATASEIPLGVITAIIGAPVFALLLRRNQAKGWKDD, encoded by the coding sequence ATGACATTTCTCTCAGCCATGGTCGGACAACGCGGCAAGGGCTTATCAATAAGAGAAGGAGTTGCTTTTTGGCTTTGTTTGGTCGGCTTGCTTCTTCTCACTCTCGCCTTCTCCTTAGGAGTGGGGCGCTTTTTCGTACCCCTTGAAACGGTGTTGCGTATTCTAGTCTCCCATATCTGGCCGCTTGACCAAAGTTGGGGCGATGTGGACTATCGTGTGGTCAAATTGATCCGCATGCCCAGGGTTTTCACCGCAGCAATTGTCGGGGCCGGTCTGGCGTTGGCTGGAGCGGCCCTTCAGGGGACATTTCGCAATCCCCTCGTTGAACCGCAAAATATCGGAGTTTCCTCTGGCGCGGCCTTTGGTGGCGTGCTGGCAATCCTGCTGTCTGACAGCAATCAACTGCTTGTTGCCTCGGCCTTTCTGTTTGGCTTGTTGGCCATGGTGATTGTGTATCTCATCAGCCGGGTGAACGGGCGCACACCAATCCTGATGCTGATATTGTCCGGTGTCGTAACCAGCGCCTTTTTCCTCGCACTGGTGAGCCTGATCAAATATGTCGCTGATCCGGACGACAAACTTCCCGCCATCGTCTACTGGTTGATGGGTAGCTTTGCGCGCGCGGGATATGACGATATGTGGCTGTTGTTGGGTGTGGTGGGCTTTAGCGCGCTTGTCATCTATCTGCTTCGCTTCAGGATCAATCTGCTCTCGTTGGGAGATGAAGAGGCGCAGGCGCTCGGCGTTCGGGTTGAACTGACGCGGTGGCTGATCCTTGTCTGTGTGACATTGATCACAGCAACCTCGGTTGCTGTGGCAGGCGTTGTCGGTTGGGTCGGTTTGGTGGTTCCCCATATAGCCCGCATGATTGTCGGGCCAGACAACCGGATATTGCTTCCAGCTTCAGCGCTGATTGGAGCTGTCTATCTTGTGGTTATAGATGACGTGGCGCGCGCGGCAACGGCTTCGGAGATTCCTCTTGGAGTGATTACGGCGATCATTGGCGCCCCTGTTTTCGCTTTGTTGTTGCGCCGTAATCAGGCAAAGGGGTGGAAGGATGATTGA
- a CDS encoding ABC transporter substrate-binding protein, whose product MSRSNTKNSIGALLVLSLFAGASGVAYAAEPITITDQSDRQVTLEKPVERVVTIPIPAASMFMALDGSSDKLVGMHSKSKSALEEGILKEIFPESLDIRSDVVGEGFMPNVEELLSVNPDLVFQWAHLGADVVRPIEEAGLKVVTFKYGTEAYARQWLDIMGTILGKKDKSDALIAWRQEKQDAIAEKVANIPTSEKPRVAYFLRFLSSFRVAGKGTYNDFYINLTGGQNVGQDASGFVEVNVEQIMAWDPEVILLNGFEGDLTVDDVYDNPMLAGVSAVKNRRVYKIPLGGYRWDPPNQESPLMWEWLSMVLHPKRFDWPLREDIAEKYRFIYNYDLSEHQIDAILRMQMNGAAANYSQFSGS is encoded by the coding sequence ATGAGCAGATCAAACACGAAAAACAGCATTGGCGCGCTCTTGGTGCTTTCGCTATTTGCTGGAGCTTCAGGGGTTGCGTACGCAGCGGAGCCAATAACGATTACGGATCAAAGTGATAGGCAGGTTACCCTTGAAAAGCCTGTAGAACGGGTCGTGACCATTCCCATCCCGGCAGCTTCCATGTTCATGGCACTGGATGGTAGCAGCGACAAGCTTGTGGGGATGCATTCAAAATCAAAAAGCGCCCTTGAAGAAGGGATCTTGAAAGAAATCTTCCCTGAATCTCTTGATATTCGAAGTGATGTCGTCGGAGAGGGCTTCATGCCCAATGTTGAGGAATTGTTGTCGGTCAATCCCGATCTGGTCTTTCAGTGGGCGCATTTAGGGGCTGATGTCGTCAGGCCTATCGAAGAGGCGGGGCTGAAGGTAGTAACCTTCAAATATGGTACGGAAGCCTATGCGCGCCAATGGCTCGACATCATGGGAACGATTCTTGGCAAGAAGGACAAGTCTGATGCCCTGATAGCCTGGCGGCAGGAAAAGCAGGATGCCATCGCGGAAAAGGTTGCCAATATCCCAACATCAGAAAAGCCGCGCGTTGCCTATTTTCTGCGGTTTCTCTCGTCATTCCGCGTGGCGGGCAAAGGCACCTACAATGATTTCTATATCAACCTCACCGGAGGCCAGAATGTCGGTCAGGACGCAAGCGGTTTTGTAGAGGTCAATGTCGAGCAGATCATGGCCTGGGATCCTGAAGTGATCCTGCTGAATGGCTTTGAGGGCGATCTCACGGTAGACGATGTTTATGACAATCCAATGCTTGCTGGGGTCAGCGCGGTCAAGAATAGACGCGTCTATAAAATACCGCTTGGTGGCTATCGTTGGGACCCGCCCAATCAGGAAAGCCCTCTGATGTGGGAATGGTTGAGTATGGTGCTTCACCCCAAACGCTTTGATTGGCCCTTACGCGAGGATATCGCTGAGAAATATCGCTTTATCTATAATTACGATCTGAGCGAGCATCAGATTGACGCCATCCTGCGCATGCAAATGAATGGAGCGGCTGCCAACTACAGCCAATTCTCCGGCTCTTGA
- a CDS encoding GNAT family N-acetyltransferase: MLAGGRAWNISFWHVPCLARDVMLLTAELCRFDRSNKTARPMMIVRTYIQSDWKDLCEIHDRARLDELKLASLENAFFPLNVAAKRAGLFDYTILVAEQDGKVQGFIAFDSEEIAWLYVDPKIYRRGVGKALLEKALTVRNLPVSIEVLQGNSSALNFYKRCGFKEVGMDSGLMRGNENYTVTVHILSYGEAV, translated from the coding sequence ATGCTGGCTGGGGGCAGAGCCTGGAATATCTCCTTCTGGCATGTGCCATGCTTGGCGCGCGACGTGATGTTGCTGACGGCAGAACTGTGCCGCTTTGATCGAAGTAATAAAACTGCTAGGCCTATGATGATTGTTCGTACTTATATCCAATCTGATTGGAAAGATCTGTGTGAAATACATGATCGCGCAAGATTGGATGAATTGAAATTGGCGTCGCTGGAAAACGCTTTTTTTCCTCTAAACGTCGCAGCTAAGAGAGCAGGGCTCTTTGACTATACTATTTTAGTGGCTGAACAGGACGGTAAAGTGCAGGGTTTTATAGCCTTCGACAGCGAAGAGATCGCTTGGCTTTACGTTGATCCTAAAATCTATAGGAGAGGCGTGGGTAAAGCACTTCTAGAAAAGGCTTTGACGGTCAGAAATCTTCCTGTCTCTATCGAAGTATTGCAAGGCAATTCGAGTGCACTTAACTTCTACAAGCGTTGTGGCTTCAAGGAAGTTGGTATGGATTCGGGGCTTATGCGGGGCAATGAAAACTACACTGTAACGGTTCATATATTGAGTTATGGTGAAGCGGTGTGA
- a CDS encoding AraC family transcriptional regulator translates to MTILMKRILTAIDYIEQHLNDDVALSQVSGAACYSHYHFLRLFHALTGLTAGHYIRRRRLTRAAEALLRDDERVIAIAQATGFESQASFSRAFKAMFSLSPAKFRRERYASAFRGQPVITEAYLQHLQTRGITMEPYFGHEEALTFIGLGKDYNLESSNTIGLLWDEFLKRKHLISNASDNAAYGLCWAPQEKETFSNNFHYTAALKVPDNALVPNGMEKINAPAQEYAIFTHKGTLDTLTTTNDYIWKTWLPKAGFELADAPDIEVYGSKWDPSQDSGEIEIYVPIVR, encoded by the coding sequence ATGACAATTTTGATGAAGCGAATACTCACAGCTATAGACTATATAGAACAACACCTAAATGATGATGTTGCCCTAAGTCAGGTTTCTGGCGCAGCTTGCTATTCTCACTATCATTTTCTACGTCTTTTTCATGCTCTCACGGGTTTAACCGCAGGTCACTATATCAGAAGACGACGACTAACAAGGGCTGCTGAAGCGCTCTTGCGTGACGATGAACGTGTTATCGCAATTGCACAAGCCACGGGCTTTGAATCCCAGGCCTCTTTTAGTCGTGCCTTCAAGGCCATGTTTTCACTGTCACCTGCAAAGTTTCGAAGGGAGAGATATGCCTCTGCGTTTCGTGGACAACCAGTCATAACTGAAGCGTATCTTCAACACTTACAAACAAGAGGTATCACGATGGAACCGTATTTTGGACATGAAGAAGCCCTGACATTCATTGGCTTAGGCAAAGACTATAATCTTGAGAGTTCCAACACAATTGGCTTGCTTTGGGACGAATTTCTTAAAAGGAAACATCTCATTAGTAATGCAAGCGATAATGCTGCCTATGGTCTCTGTTGGGCGCCCCAAGAAAAAGAAACATTTTCTAACAACTTTCATTATACAGCAGCCCTTAAGGTTCCAGACAATGCTCTTGTTCCCAACGGCATGGAAAAGATCAACGCGCCTGCACAAGAGTATGCTATCTTTACACACAAAGGCACACTGGATACCCTCACCACAACAAATGATTACATCTGGAAAACATGGCTTCCAAAGGCAGGCTTTGAACTGGCCGATGCGCCTGACATAGAGGTCTATGGAAGCAAATGGGATCCTTCCCAGGATAGTGGGGAGATAGAGATTTATGTACCGATCGTTAGGTAA
- a CDS encoding LysR substrate-binding domain-containing protein — protein sequence MAIGANKLPSLNALRAFEVTGRHMNFRKASEEMGVTAGAISQQVRKLESELGTALFYRETDGLSFTAQGRSYHSKIIGIFEELRQATQLLLPSSGHVTISVTPTVASKWLIPRLPEFTAKHPNIDVRIIATERVLSFRNEPIDLAIRQTASHIGSGVRAEVLFRQELIAVCSPQLLSGLQLPLGDEQIAQLPLLHDATDLWAEFLSQEEEDASRPLKGVRLGATGLCLDAALAHQGIALTSRFLVARDLTDRRLVQVTPRSLLGPETYYLLRRKDVSTSASIDIFHKWLLTHRSGDSSHSKN from the coding sequence TTGGCTATAGGTGCGAACAAACTCCCATCTCTCAATGCGCTTCGTGCATTCGAAGTAACAGGCCGCCATATGAACTTCCGTAAGGCATCGGAGGAGATGGGGGTAACCGCTGGTGCGATCTCCCAGCAGGTTCGCAAACTGGAAAGCGAACTGGGAACCGCGCTGTTTTACCGGGAAACCGACGGACTTTCCTTCACCGCTCAGGGAAGGAGTTATCACTCGAAGATCATTGGCATCTTTGAAGAACTGCGCCAAGCTACCCAGCTTTTGCTTCCTTCGTCTGGCCATGTGACGATCAGCGTGACACCAACTGTCGCGTCCAAGTGGCTTATTCCGCGTTTGCCAGAATTTACAGCAAAGCATCCGAACATCGATGTTCGGATCATCGCTACCGAGCGTGTATTGAGTTTCCGCAATGAACCGATCGATCTGGCCATACGACAAACGGCATCCCATATTGGAAGCGGTGTGAGGGCGGAGGTCTTGTTCAGGCAGGAATTGATCGCGGTTTGCTCGCCTCAATTGTTGTCGGGATTGCAGCTGCCTCTCGGCGATGAGCAAATCGCCCAACTTCCGCTCCTGCATGACGCAACTGACTTGTGGGCGGAGTTTTTATCCCAGGAAGAAGAGGACGCCTCCCGCCCTTTGAAAGGAGTACGGCTGGGGGCAACCGGGTTATGCCTTGATGCGGCGCTGGCCCATCAGGGTATTGCATTGACCAGCCGCTTTCTTGTTGCGAGAGATCTCACAGATCGTCGCCTTGTTCAGGTTACTCCCCGCTCGTTGTTGGGGCCTGAAACATATTATCTCTTGCGAAGGAAAGATGTGTCGACCTCAGCTTCGATAGACATATTCCACAAATGGCTCCTCACTCATCGCAGCGGTGATAGCTCCCATTCTAAAAATTAG
- a CDS encoding SDR family oxidoreductase: protein MSGEKVAIIIAGGSGMGAASARRLAEDGYCVGILSSSDKGENLGRELGGFGVTGSNRSPDDLAKIFAQTHERWGRLDVLVNSAGHGPNGQILEISDDDWHDAMDIYFLNVIRATRIAVPLMAQSGGGSIVNISSFAAVEPDPDFPCSGVMRAALANFAKLFANQHSDKNLRMNNILPGFIDTFEETDERVSRIPLARYGRADEVASLVAWLASPESSYMTGQDLRLDGGLVKAI, encoded by the coding sequence GTGTCAGGAGAAAAAGTCGCAATCATCATAGCCGGAGGAAGTGGCATGGGGGCCGCGTCTGCAAGGCGGCTAGCTGAAGATGGCTATTGCGTTGGAATTTTATCCTCATCAGATAAAGGCGAAAACCTTGGTCGTGAGTTAGGCGGATTTGGCGTGACGGGATCGAACCGGTCACCAGACGATTTGGCAAAAATATTCGCTCAAACCCATGAACGCTGGGGCCGACTGGATGTGCTGGTGAACTCTGCTGGCCATGGGCCGAACGGACAGATTTTAGAGATAAGCGATGATGACTGGCATGATGCAATGGACATCTATTTTCTCAATGTAATACGAGCAACACGCATCGCAGTTCCCCTGATGGCCCAATCAGGCGGCGGTTCAATCGTCAATATTTCAAGCTTTGCAGCCGTGGAACCTGATCCTGATTTTCCATGTTCAGGTGTCATGCGCGCAGCTCTGGCGAATTTCGCCAAGCTCTTTGCAAACCAGCATTCAGACAAGAATCTGAGAATGAACAATATCCTTCCCGGTTTCATCGACACTTTCGAAGAAACCGATGAACGGGTTAGCAGAATACCCCTGGCCCGCTACGGTCGGGCTGACGAGGTTGCTTCGCTTGTTGCCTGGCTTGCGTCGCCAGAATCCAGCTACATGACCGGACAAGATCTGCGCCTGGATGGCGGTCTCGTCAAAGCGATCTAG
- a CDS encoding quinone oxidoreductase, with product MHALVFDDFGDADVLQYREFPDPVVMPGHLLVDVKASGLNFADIYRRRGTYRGMGKPPYVNGYEGAGIVSAVGEGVSDFQVGDRIGFVDVARANVTKLNVDKDRAIPLPDNISFEEAASVLLQGLTAQYLCEDSAPIAKNHWILVHSAAGGVGRHLVRYCLSKGAHVIAMASSQSKRQVAEDLGAEFTLGYDGDWPAIVCDMTKGGADVIFDSVGSTLAKSIAATRRKGTIVTFGMSDANPEPVSPLVLMETSKSLVGGDLWDYLDTKAERCNRSERLFQLLADGVLQIPPIEVFPLRDGISAHRRLEDRSFSGKIIFQP from the coding sequence ATGCACGCACTTGTGTTCGATGACTTTGGAGACGCAGATGTCCTCCAATACCGAGAATTCCCGGATCCGGTGGTGATGCCGGGGCATTTGCTGGTCGACGTAAAAGCATCGGGATTGAATTTCGCCGATATTTACCGACGACGCGGCACCTATCGCGGCATGGGAAAGCCACCTTATGTCAACGGCTATGAAGGCGCCGGCATTGTCAGCGCGGTCGGAGAAGGTGTCAGTGATTTCCAAGTTGGTGACCGGATCGGATTTGTCGATGTCGCGCGCGCGAATGTCACGAAGCTCAATGTCGACAAGGACCGTGCCATCCCCCTTCCCGATAACATAAGCTTTGAGGAAGCCGCCAGTGTATTGCTGCAAGGATTGACAGCACAATATCTGTGCGAGGACAGCGCCCCGATTGCCAAGAATCATTGGATCCTTGTTCATTCTGCAGCTGGCGGTGTCGGTCGACATTTGGTGCGATATTGCTTGTCAAAAGGCGCGCATGTCATCGCCATGGCATCCTCGCAATCAAAACGTCAGGTAGCAGAGGATTTGGGAGCTGAGTTCACCTTGGGCTATGATGGCGATTGGCCTGCTATAGTGTGTGATATGACCAAGGGAGGTGCCGATGTCATCTTCGATTCAGTCGGCTCCACTTTGGCAAAAAGCATAGCGGCAACTCGCAGGAAGGGAACAATCGTCACATTTGGAATGTCGGACGCAAACCCTGAACCAGTCAGTCCGCTCGTTCTAATGGAAACATCAAAATCCCTTGTTGGCGGAGATCTATGGGACTATCTGGATACAAAAGCGGAGCGTTGCAATAGAAGTGAAAGACTATTCCAGCTGCTCGCAGATGGCGTTTTGCAAATTCCACCGATTGAAGTATTTCCCTTGCGCGATGGCATTTCGGCGCATCGGCGTCTTGAAGATCGTTCCTTCTCAGGAAAAATAATCTTCCAGCCATAA
- a CDS encoding S41 family peptidase, with protein sequence MASFHNGHTEFYDRWLFEVMGAPTGFHAAPVDGQWAVTESRIDGLFRGDVILRIDDQPIDLFFAARKDLISASTKHYAEHAFFFSPLLFPQNFAITLEGGEVINVQRNMNRPVERCKVSGKTEDGVCMLKVQSFEKKEHEQILQTLKACQPFDGLLLDLRDNCGGSTPIEFIKQLVPGIFRLWSDASAVHVGLDRAEYLNARVGDQCKQSEPLWEARAQIVQPAPILHGHAEKAFTGPIVILQDARTASAAEDFIQALLDAGRVTLVGSTTAGSSGQPYFEDFGNGMKFRVSAKAERFPDGSQFEGIGILPHHRVHPTISSLKTGKDPVFQKGIEILKQQLCA encoded by the coding sequence ATGGCGTCATTTCACAACGGTCACACCGAGTTCTATGACCGCTGGCTTTTTGAAGTCATGGGCGCGCCAACCGGGTTTCATGCCGCTCCAGTCGATGGTCAATGGGCTGTCACGGAAAGCAGGATAGATGGCTTGTTTAGAGGGGATGTTATTCTCAGGATAGATGATCAACCCATTGATTTATTCTTTGCTGCCCGCAAAGACCTGATCTCTGCATCAACTAAGCATTATGCGGAACACGCCTTCTTCTTCTCACCTCTTCTCTTTCCGCAGAATTTCGCCATCACTTTGGAAGGTGGCGAAGTGATCAACGTTCAACGAAACATGAACCGACCTGTAGAACGATGCAAGGTTTCGGGAAAGACTGAAGACGGGGTCTGCATGCTCAAAGTCCAGTCTTTCGAAAAGAAGGAACATGAACAGATCCTGCAGACGCTCAAAGCCTGTCAACCCTTTGACGGGCTTCTGCTGGACCTGAGAGACAATTGTGGCGGCTCCACGCCGATCGAGTTCATAAAACAACTCGTTCCAGGCATTTTTCGCCTGTGGTCTGATGCTTCGGCCGTTCACGTTGGTTTGGACCGGGCCGAATACCTCAACGCGAGGGTGGGCGACCAGTGCAAACAAAGCGAACCATTGTGGGAGGCGAGAGCGCAGATCGTACAACCCGCGCCCATTCTTCACGGTCATGCAGAGAAAGCCTTCACTGGCCCAATCGTCATACTGCAGGATGCACGAACCGCGTCCGCCGCAGAGGACTTCATTCAGGCTCTGCTTGATGCGGGCAGGGTTACGCTTGTCGGCTCGACCACAGCAGGCAGCAGCGGGCAACCCTATTTCGAAGATTTTGGAAATGGCATGAAGTTTAGGGTCTCGGCAAAGGCTGAGCGTTTTCCTGATGGCTCTCAATTTGAGGGCATTGGCATTCTACCGCACCATCGCGTACATCCAACCATCTCGTCATTAAAGACAGGCAAAGATCCTGTTTTTCAGAAGGGGATCGAAATCCTGAAGCAACAGCTTTGCGCCTGA
- a CDS encoding VOC family protein, translating to MISYITIGADDIALAIRFYSAFLPALGYELEENPHGLEGLSCTPHEDMDHANTLPRLYVKPPFDGCSASAGNGTMIAFKADSQKQVRDLHAAALAAGGSNEGLPGFRDAYGPRFYVGYLRDPQGNKIALFSNNPKEPDRDGLSELQ from the coding sequence ATGATTTCCTATATCACTATCGGTGCAGATGATATTGCCCTCGCGATACGGTTTTACTCCGCATTCTTGCCAGCACTTGGCTACGAATTAGAGGAGAATCCCCATGGTCTTGAAGGATTGAGCTGTACTCCGCACGAAGATATGGATCACGCCAACACCTTGCCGCGTCTCTATGTAAAACCGCCTTTCGATGGATGTTCGGCATCCGCTGGAAACGGTACAATGATCGCCTTCAAGGCTGATAGTCAAAAGCAGGTCCGTGACCTTCATGCAGCCGCGCTTGCTGCAGGTGGCTCTAACGAGGGCCTCCCCGGCTTTCGCGATGCGTATGGCCCTCGTTTTTATGTTGGCTACCTTCGCGATCCTCAAGGCAACAAAATCGCATTGTTTTCCAATAATCCTAAGGAACCTGATCGAGATGGATTGAGTGAATTGCAATAA
- a CDS encoding DUF2268 domain-containing putative Zn-dependent protease (predicted Zn-dependent protease with a strongly conserved HExxH motif) produces MTWNIHIANASGKFDGIITPIRKAIESAQARSEIVTEPVDLDVVVQAWPGRAIAHLGFMGYAPTGDMIQLTFDTNNSNCTRNLDEPLERTIVHELHHVLRWRGPGYGRTLGEALVTEGLAGHFAQQLYGSPPERWEVALHGDGIAEAARDASAAWEDEGYDHAAWFFGTEPAWRGYSLGFSLVGQFLNDHPDETAAKLVHTEAEKFRDTLDKVASLHLAHL; encoded by the coding sequence ATGACTTGGAACATCCACATAGCCAATGCCTCAGGTAAGTTCGACGGCATCATCACGCCGATCCGAAAAGCGATTGAGAGTGCGCAAGCGCGTTCGGAGATTGTAACCGAGCCGGTGGATCTTGATGTGGTCGTGCAGGCTTGGCCTGGCCGCGCAATCGCGCACCTTGGATTCATGGGCTATGCGCCTACCGGTGATATGATCCAACTTACGTTCGATACTAACAATTCGAACTGCACGCGAAATCTGGACGAACCGCTTGAGCGAACAATCGTTCATGAATTGCACCATGTGCTGCGTTGGCGGGGCCCCGGATATGGGCGAACATTGGGTGAGGCCCTTGTCACCGAAGGATTGGCAGGTCACTTCGCGCAGCAGCTTTATGGCAGTCCTCCTGAAAGGTGGGAAGTGGCGCTCCACGGTGATGGCATCGCTGAAGCGGCTCGTGACGCGTCGGCAGCATGGGAGGACGAAGGGTATGACCATGCTGCATGGTTCTTTGGGACGGAACCTGCATGGCGCGGATACTCTCTTGGATTTTCTTTGGTTGGTCAGTTTCTGAACGATCATCCCGATGAGACAGCCGCAAAACTGGTCCATACCGAAGCGGAAAAGTTTCGTGACACGCTCGACAAGGTTGCTAGTCTACACTTGGCTCACCTATAG
- a CDS encoding acetyltransferase: MLTFRPSTDKDLPRVMEIWRRAVDATHHFLAPVDKSAIEAELMEFFPQVSLQLAVDAAGTPQGFMFLHDGHLEALFIDPDQHGEGIGKAFISRAIAAHPELTTDVNEQNPEALAFYEHVGFVRTGTSSHDGQGRPYPLIHLRHQSPM, translated from the coding sequence ATGCTTACTTTCAGACCTTCAACAGATAAGGACTTGCCGCGCGTCATGGAGATATGGCGTCGGGCGGTCGACGCCACTCATCACTTCCTTGCGCCCGTCGACAAGTCGGCCATTGAGGCCGAGCTTATGGAGTTCTTCCCACAGGTGAGCCTGCAACTTGCAGTCGATGCAGCAGGCACGCCGCAGGGTTTCATGTTTCTGCATGACGGTCATCTGGAGGCACTGTTTATCGACCCGGATCAACATGGAGAAGGGATCGGCAAAGCCTTCATATCGCGAGCCATCGCGGCCCATCCTGAGCTGACAACCGATGTGAATGAGCAAAACCCAGAGGCGCTCGCGTTCTATGAGCATGTCGGTTTCGTCCGCACGGGAACGTCTTCCCATGATGGGCAGGGAAGGCCTTATCCCCTCATTCATTTGAGGCATCAGTCACCTATGTGA
- a CDS encoding RidA family protein yields the protein MTDKKAIFPANRHALYEAHGYSAAIQSGELLFISGQVGSRPDGTPEPDFERQVQLAFQNLKATLEAAGCAFDDIVDVTTFHTDPENQLGTIMPVKDQYFTKKPYPTWTAVGVTWLAGFDFEIKVIARARSAN from the coding sequence ATGACTGACAAGAAAGCAATTTTTCCGGCCAACAGACACGCCCTTTACGAAGCGCATGGCTATTCAGCTGCAATCCAGTCGGGTGAGCTTCTGTTTATTTCGGGCCAGGTTGGTAGTCGTCCGGATGGGACGCCTGAGCCGGATTTTGAACGACAGGTCCAACTTGCATTTCAAAATCTCAAAGCCACCCTTGAGGCTGCGGGATGCGCCTTTGACGATATCGTCGATGTCACGACTTTTCATACCGATCCCGAAAACCAGTTAGGCACCATAATGCCTGTTAAAGATCAGTACTTTACCAAGAAACCGTATCCAACATGGACCGCTGTTGGGGTAACCTGGTTGGCTGGTTTTGATTTTGAGATTAAGGTCATCGCACGCGCCCGTTCGGCGAATTAG